A stretch of Cytophagales bacterium DNA encodes these proteins:
- a CDS encoding DUF3667 domain-containing protein: protein MRIRRKANKCLNCGAHISEVYNFCPKCGQENNDNNISFGLLFREFFSNYFSLDSRFGRSIKPFLISPGTLTNAFNEGKRVRFAHPVRLYLVISLIHFTVFSFIQTQENEESGSQTFIEMMDEVHADSLLAMHPDSIQYDPEEDFMLSDREFALIKKMYSENHTSKQILDSLHIEGRSFWDRMAIRRIVRLSNTTQEQINNAIIGNIPVMMFVILPLYALLLKLFYRKKGLYIQHLIHSFHIHSFAFFALTIGWLFILAFSLTEENVLFVVFLGLSIYIYFSLVRVCRQSYLMSFVKLFAMGTVYFFLLTSSIVIEAIISLIIY from the coding sequence ATGAGGATCCGCAGGAAAGCCAACAAGTGCCTCAATTGCGGTGCACACATCAGCGAAGTGTATAATTTCTGTCCCAAATGCGGCCAGGAAAATAACGACAACAACATTTCGTTTGGATTGCTTTTCCGTGAATTCTTCTCCAATTATTTCTCACTGGATTCACGTTTCGGCAGGTCCATCAAACCTTTTTTAATTAGTCCTGGCACCCTTACTAATGCCTTCAATGAGGGAAAAAGGGTTCGATTTGCCCATCCGGTAAGACTATACTTAGTCATCAGCCTGATCCACTTTACCGTGTTCTCATTTATTCAAACCCAGGAAAACGAAGAAAGTGGCAGCCAAACATTCATTGAAATGATGGATGAGGTCCATGCAGATAGTCTGTTGGCTATGCACCCTGATTCCATTCAATACGACCCGGAAGAAGACTTCATGTTGTCAGATCGTGAATTCGCGCTGATCAAAAAAATGTATAGTGAAAATCACACTTCCAAACAGATATTAGACTCACTTCACATAGAAGGTCGGAGCTTTTGGGATCGAATGGCGATCCGGCGCATTGTAAGGTTGTCCAATACCACACAGGAGCAAATCAATAATGCGATCATTGGAAATATACCAGTCATGATGTTCGTCATTTTACCATTATACGCACTTCTCCTCAAACTCTTTTATCGGAAGAAGGGTCTGTATATACAGCACTTGATCCACTCCTTCCACATTCATTCTTTTGCTTTTTTCGCGCTCACCATTGGCTGGTTGTTCATTCTGGCATTTTCTCTCACAGAAGAGAATGTATTATTTGTTGTCTTTCTTGGCTTGAGTATCTACATCTATTTTTCATTGGTTCGGGTTTGTAGGCAATCGTACCTGATGTCCTTTGTCAAGCTGTTTGCAATGGGCACGGTTTATTTCTTTCTACTTACATCTTCTATTGTGATTGAAGCAATCATCAGTTTGATCATCTATTAA
- a CDS encoding RNA polymerase sigma factor, with amino-acid sequence MDDRKLVNDFLHSKSEKAFRTLYRAKTPHLYRMALRLTQNDSLSEELIQETWMVAIRKFAEFEWRSELKTWLVGILINLSRKKRKETESLEALDDAALSQAEPIVDPGWSTTSIDLENGIAKLPPGYRQIIVLHDIEGYKHKEIAELLDISEGTSKSQLFHARKALREYLSEDSNAARK; translated from the coding sequence ATGGATGATCGGAAATTGGTAAACGACTTCCTGCATTCGAAGAGTGAAAAAGCGTTTCGAACCTTGTACAGGGCAAAAACGCCACACCTCTACCGGATGGCCCTCAGGCTCACGCAAAATGATTCTTTGTCTGAGGAATTGATCCAGGAAACCTGGATGGTGGCGATCCGAAAATTCGCTGAGTTCGAATGGAGGTCTGAATTGAAGACGTGGTTAGTCGGCATTCTCATCAACTTGTCTCGCAAGAAAAGGAAGGAAACTGAAAGTCTGGAGGCCTTGGATGATGCGGCCTTATCGCAGGCTGAGCCCATCGTTGATCCTGGGTGGTCCACCACCAGCATCGATCTGGAAAATGGCATCGCTAAACTTCCACCTGGTTATCGGCAAATCATTGTTTTACACGATATCGAAGGGTACAAACACAAAGAAATCGCGGAGCTACTGGACATTAGCGAAGGCACCAGTAAAAGTCAGCTCTTTCATGCCAGAAAGGCACTCAGAGAATATTTAAGTGAAGATTCAAACGCAGCAAGGAAATGA
- a CDS encoding YciI family protein produces MREEHLNENDQRLINQLEKELMPPTHIEEQLVNQLKFEGHIVKENKMNIGRIIIGIAASILLFLGGTWYGKTTSNQISITPEMGYMLLLHEDEQFTPGDPIEMFEEYAAWMQNTFVRGVKITGHELVNEAVLIRKGKPNEAQGEDAETRTTGYFILEANSLEEALAVAQENPHVKYGGTVEVKAYMVR; encoded by the coding sequence ATGAGAGAGGAACATCTTAACGAAAACGATCAACGGCTTATTAACCAGCTGGAAAAAGAGTTAATGCCACCAACACACATCGAAGAGCAACTCGTCAATCAATTGAAATTCGAAGGTCATATTGTTAAAGAAAATAAAATGAATATCGGAAGGATCATTATCGGAATTGCAGCCAGTATTCTCCTGTTTCTTGGAGGAACGTGGTACGGGAAAACTACTTCAAATCAGATTTCAATCACACCAGAAATGGGATACATGCTACTTCTTCATGAGGATGAACAATTTACTCCCGGAGATCCCATAGAAATGTTTGAGGAGTACGCAGCATGGATGCAAAATACCTTTGTCAGAGGCGTGAAGATCACGGGCCATGAATTGGTCAACGAAGCGGTGCTGATACGAAAAGGAAAACCAAATGAGGCCCAAGGTGAAGACGCTGAAACTCGCACCACCGGCTACTTCATTCTTGAGGCTAATTCACTGGAAGAAGCCCTTGCAGTTGCTCAGGAAAACCCACATGTGAAATATGGAGGAACGGTGGAAGTAAAAGCCTATATGGTGAGATAA
- a CDS encoding DUF6265 family protein has translation MKKHIQLLSFILLIPFLGIAEPEPKKPFDINDYQWLAGTWVGDGFGGTSEEIWSKPSADGTMMGVYRHHKGDGTLNFYEFMVLDKTGLRLKHFTPEMVSWETKEDFVHFEMIDYTTDKIELKGLVFERKSDTAMEIRLKMRYGEEVKTEVFKMQRKG, from the coding sequence ATGAAAAAGCATATCCAACTACTCTCGTTCATCTTACTGATCCCATTTCTGGGGATTGCAGAACCTGAACCAAAGAAACCTTTTGACATCAATGATTACCAGTGGCTGGCCGGCACCTGGGTCGGTGATGGCTTTGGAGGCACCTCTGAAGAAATATGGTCCAAGCCTTCGGCTGATGGCACTATGATGGGTGTCTACCGCCATCACAAAGGCGACGGCACCTTGAACTTCTATGAATTCATGGTGCTGGACAAGACGGGGCTTCGCCTCAAACACTTTACTCCTGAAATGGTTAGCTGGGAAACCAAGGAGGATTTCGTCCATTTCGAAATGATCGACTATACGACTGATAAAATCGAACTCAAAGGACTTGTCTTCGAACGTAAGTCAGACACAGCAATGGAAATCCGACTAAAGATGCGCTATGGAGAGGAAGTAAAAACAGAGGTGTTTAAGATGCAGAGGAAGGGTTGA
- a CDS encoding transposase translates to MSDSYQIKDQSAIYFLTFQVVAWVDIFSRKVYRDIIIESLKFCRAHKGLILYGYVIMTNHVHIIVRSETGVLSDTMRDFKRFTSRKIMQLIDENSHESRKKWMQIVFSYHAKYNKRSGNKQFWTHENHACNWTPMK, encoded by the coding sequence ATGTCAGACAGCTATCAAATCAAAGATCAATCAGCCATCTATTTTCTTACCTTTCAAGTTGTCGCATGGGTGGATATATTTAGTCGGAAGGTATACAGAGATATCATCATAGAAAGCCTGAAATTCTGTAGGGCCCATAAAGGATTGATCCTATATGGCTATGTGATTATGACAAATCATGTTCATATTATCGTCAGAAGCGAAACGGGAGTACTTTCAGATACTATGAGGGATTTTAAGCGATTTACATCTCGAAAAATCATGCAATTAATTGACGAGAATAGTCATGAAAGTAGGAAGAAGTGGATGCAAATTGTCTTTTCATATCATGCCAAATACAATAAAAGATCAGGTAACAAACAATTCTGGACACATGAAAATCACGCGTGCAATTGGACACCAATGAAATGA
- a CDS encoding RHS repeat-associated core domain-containing protein, protein MACPKLLYDHDQESLPFLEVWKKERLENTDALFLGTPGEKSRAENFCDSYLPFGMAFNSWTSGTENLYKFTGYEEQKETALIDFGWRNYDPALGRFNSIDLFSDKYYDLNPYQYAANNPLKYVDIKGDSLMLFKNGVYVTTVDNGKEEITGFNQESTIDEDGKEMFTGGQSFSFNDIDLDKEGAKTTRLNFISNEDVSNIISESGVKDQNVLSRWLYAANESTATDAKPNAKMDFQGDERIKYHGVNIINGVAYNHKDAGNYFWGYAMGAMGFTSLTARSAAHYFAWGWGKLTNPGMASTNSNPIMRWFENRSWGGDSAADQRAIQNGLNDSGSYWENKKKSFKKWP, encoded by the coding sequence ATGGCTTGCCCAAAACTGCTATATGATCACGATCAGGAGTCTTTACCGTTTTTAGAGGTATGGAAGAAGGAGCGCTTAGAAAATACCGACGCTCTTTTTTTAGGTACCCCAGGCGAAAAAAGTCGCGCTGAAAATTTTTGTGATAGTTACTTGCCCTTTGGGATGGCGTTTAATAGTTGGACCAGTGGCACAGAGAACTTGTATAAGTTCACAGGGTATGAAGAACAAAAGGAAACTGCACTCATTGATTTTGGCTGGCGAAATTATGATCCGGCTTTAGGAAGGTTTAATTCAATTGATTTGTTCTCTGATAAATATTATGATTTAAACCCCTATCAATATGCGGCTAATAATCCTCTGAAGTATGTAGATATTAAGGGTGATAGTTTGATGCTATTTAAAAACGGCGTTTATGTAACTACTGTTGATAATGGTAAAGAAGAAATAACTGGTTTTAACCAAGAGTCAACGATTGATGAAGATGGTAAGGAGATGTTCACAGGTGGGCAGAGTTTTTCTTTTAATGACATTGATTTAGATAAAGAAGGAGCTAAAACAACTAGGCTTAATTTTATTTCTAATGAAGATGTTTCCAATATAATATCCGAGAGTGGTGTTAAAGACCAGAATGTTTTATCTAGATGGCTTTATGCGGCAAATGAAAGTACTGCGACAGATGCTAAGCCGAATGCAAAAATGGATTTTCAAGGAGACGAGCGTATAAAATATCATGGAGTTAATATCATAAATGGAGTGGCCTACAATCATAAAGATGCTGGTAATTACTTCTGGGGCTATGCAATGGGAGCGATGGGCTTTACAAGCCTAACTGCAAGGTCAGCAGCACACTACTTTGCTTGGGGTTGGGGTAAATTAACTAACCCTGGAATGGCAAGTACAAATTCAAACCCTATTATGAGATGGTTTGAAAACAGGTCTTGGGGTGGTGATTCTGCGGCGGACCAACGAGCTATACAAAATGGCTTAAACGATTCGGGAAGCTATTGGGAAAATAAAAAGAAAAGTTTCAAGAAATGGCCATGA
- a CDS encoding tyrosine-type recombinase/integrase, protein MNQEDYQKTKDSFSEYLKSKEFTNKSIQTRMTVFNQYLLWADQENLEPEQITYNDLLLYLKYCQGQGLQQRTIKSHIALIKHYYNYLIRERIITLNPTTDINVKGARRKVLYHIMEPHELHQLYHEFPCNSLAEKRNRIMLGLFVYQGLRTEEVGRLEVQHIKLREGKIDVLGGRNSNERLIQLESYQVMDMHDYILQVRPELMKMEPKRRNQQKQETDLLFIGQGGQRYSINNFITQTMISARSINPDLLNAKHIRASVITKWLKLYNLREVQYLAGHRYISSTESYLQNDLEELKEEVQQYHPLG, encoded by the coding sequence ATGAACCAGGAAGATTATCAGAAGACGAAAGATAGCTTTAGTGAATACCTGAAATCAAAGGAGTTCACTAACAAAAGCATCCAAACCCGGATGACTGTATTTAACCAATACTTACTGTGGGCAGATCAGGAGAACCTAGAGCCAGAACAAATTACTTACAATGATTTACTGCTTTACCTGAAGTACTGCCAAGGCCAAGGACTCCAACAAAGAACAATCAAAAGTCATATTGCGCTCATCAAGCACTATTATAATTACCTGATCCGAGAGCGTATAATCACCCTAAATCCGACAACAGACATCAACGTAAAAGGTGCGCGGCGCAAAGTGCTTTATCACATCATGGAGCCTCATGAGCTACACCAACTCTACCACGAGTTCCCCTGCAACAGCTTAGCAGAAAAGCGCAATCGGATCATGTTAGGGCTGTTTGTTTATCAGGGCTTGCGGACTGAAGAAGTAGGCAGACTGGAAGTGCAACACATTAAGCTGAGAGAAGGCAAAATCGATGTATTAGGCGGACGAAACAGCAATGAAAGGCTAATACAGCTTGAAAGCTATCAGGTAATGGATATGCACGATTACATCCTACAAGTACGACCGGAACTTATGAAGATGGAGCCTAAACGAAGGAACCAGCAGAAGCAAGAAACAGACCTGCTTTTCATTGGTCAGGGTGGGCAACGATACAGCATTAACAACTTCATTACTCAAACTATGATCAGTGCGCGATCAATCAACCCTGACCTATTAAATGCAAAGCACATCCGGGCCAGTGTGATTACAAAATGGCTGAAGTTGTACAACCTTCGAGAAGTTCAATACTTGGCCGGGCATAGATATATCAGCAGCACAGAAAGCTATTTGCAGAACGATCTGGAAGAGCTCAAAGAAGAAGTGCAACAATACCATCCATTAGGTTAA
- a CDS encoding tyrosine-type recombinase/integrase, translating into MKNLVLSNPSFRYLEKSFTEWLNVQGYAESTVYRLPPHVRELLHYLEQEGIQSIKELTIHHIETHYQNLKERRNQRRGGSLSNAHLNKHIQALRKFTEYLRKVGRLEIAEPQISNEESENRIIYLTPEEITLLFKVTYQSPEKLPNVTPEVLEAIQARDRAMLAVFYGCGLRRNEGVNLNVGDINFDRSLLHVRKGKNNKERFVPISKTNRKYLTQYTYDHRSTLVKASKSEAVFISYQSHQRLQGQSLFNRLKYLQLQTGDLDLLEKEIGLHTLRHSIATHFMQAGMKLDSIARFLGHDSLDSTQIYTHLAGVKPQSKQPFANLRAYEPGRLSEDER; encoded by the coding sequence GTGAAAAATTTAGTCCTATCGAATCCCTCCTTTAGATACCTTGAAAAGAGCTTCACCGAATGGCTAAACGTCCAAGGCTACGCAGAAAGTACGGTTTATAGACTGCCGCCACATGTTCGCGAATTGCTTCACTATCTGGAGCAAGAAGGCATACAGAGCATTAAAGAACTAACGATCCATCACATCGAGACACACTATCAAAACCTGAAGGAAAGAAGAAATCAACGAAGGGGCGGAAGCCTGAGCAATGCACATCTAAATAAGCACATCCAAGCACTACGGAAGTTCACTGAGTACTTACGAAAAGTAGGCCGTCTGGAAATCGCCGAGCCACAAATATCTAATGAAGAGTCGGAGAACCGGATTATCTACCTAACCCCCGAAGAGATCACCTTACTGTTCAAAGTAACCTATCAATCGCCTGAGAAGTTGCCCAATGTAACCCCGGAAGTATTGGAAGCAATACAAGCCAGAGACAGAGCCATGTTAGCGGTGTTTTATGGTTGCGGGTTGAGAAGAAATGAAGGGGTTAATCTGAACGTTGGAGACATCAACTTTGATAGGTCATTGCTTCACGTGAGAAAGGGCAAGAACAATAAAGAAAGGTTTGTACCCATTAGCAAAACCAACCGAAAGTATTTAACTCAATACACCTACGACCACAGATCAACGCTAGTAAAAGCCAGCAAAAGTGAAGCGGTTTTTATCAGTTATCAGAGCCACCAAAGGTTACAAGGCCAAAGCCTGTTCAACCGGCTGAAGTATCTTCAACTGCAGACAGGCGATCTTGATCTATTGGAGAAAGAAATAGGTCTGCACACGCTCCGGCACAGTATCGCCACCCACTTTATGCAAGCCGGGATGAAGCTAGACAGTATCGCTCGATTCCTTGGACACGATAGCCTAGACAGCACACAGATATACACGCACTTAGCAGGTGTGAAACCACAATCGAAACAACCCTTTGCTAACCTCAGAGCCTATGAACCAGGAAGATTATCAGAAGACGAAAGATAG
- a CDS encoding helix-turn-helix transcriptional regulator has product MKLSEKITKLKKLKSLSQVDLAEATGISRDAISKYERGDVMPSVEYAKRIADALGVSLDYLVSEEDQEEVLDNDTVKRIKDIQRLPDSEKDKIFSVIDALVRDFKTKQAYS; this is encoded by the coding sequence ATGAAGCTGAGTGAGAAGATTACCAAGCTTAAAAAGCTCAAAAGCCTGTCTCAGGTAGATTTAGCCGAAGCAACTGGCATTTCGAGGGATGCCATTAGTAAATATGAAAGAGGGGATGTAATGCCGTCTGTTGAATATGCTAAACGGATAGCTGACGCGCTAGGTGTTTCGCTTGATTATCTAGTCAGTGAAGAAGATCAGGAAGAAGTATTGGACAATGACACAGTTAAAAGGATCAAGGACATTCAACGTCTGCCAGATTCAGAGAAAGATAAAATCTTCTCCGTCATTGATGCCCTTGTAAGAGATTTTAAGACCAAACAAGCATACTCATGA
- a CDS encoding DUF6443 domain-containing protein gives MMKQLKFILTLLFGLSVLLAKSQENENYVKTYTARESGLTDLISEDDEIKVNRISQYFDDLGRPIQTVIRKGSRLGRDVITATAYDDYGRAYRQYLPYTISRSASEDGNYDAAYEANALSFYTDPYHFTASEYELSALGRVERVFGPGSAWRYEEGGNTVDRPVSYTYETNTSADVIPYFDVSNDQVITFNGNYETGTLWITGAKDEDGHETLEFTDKFGRIIAKRVDPSGIDARTYYVYDDYGNLTLVIPPEAVSNASNNWESNLNNATFRKNWLFRYRYDQRSRMVEKQVPGASPVYLVYDERDRLVMTQDGNLRQRGTEYVASGTIKVVNSYEGKSYIREPGAQILLTKPNFQASRYDGFFVQKATSQTGQSEQWLYTKYDQLNRPVMTGIVTINNRTHAQLQDQVQASQFTLNYDPTIAGNAYGYNANDVIPGMVFNKVLTITFYDDYDFKSHLGWGSTYNTGAGITPGEDVNGMVTGSLTRILGENTFLKNIVYYDARYRPLVSISENHLDGVDRVQTDYFDLVSPNVSQITRNHSTSTGSTDIIETFSYDHMDRLLNHVTTIDGNHTSTITLGYNELGELDEKNMNGVQSVDYAYNIRGWLTTINGGSDTFDDGTDQFGMELKYDDAPNPQYNGNIAQWFWKTNGGGQNENEQLYQYSYDALNRITNAGYGSTDKNGYFAVGGISYDLNGNLLSLTRRSDFIKIDELDYYYEGNQLIQVEDSRSATKGFKDLDSPVGTIEYTYDDNGNMISDANKDITNIQYNHLNLPELVTFANGNYVNYTYDATGSKLAKITNIGADLDYIGGIHYRNGVLEFVQHTEGRFTYDNNNYEYNLTDHLGNVRVTVDESGDVVQRDGYYPFGGTFNSSATSPENLYKYQGYEQQKETDTYLTEFRIYDAWLGRWAQVDPKANEFHSPYTGMGNNPLLFIDPRGDTIFVNSTGYITRNDETDNLVYTTNEDGELVALGEVGGEINVDDIYANLLEQNTEEAAGMLNPFSFRNKVKNKGEWDLKNNKNTIFGLANHTKGEKTTFTFQGESMEAQDIGNHHFGAVGEAIGIFPQEFMLKQAGEAQMAAGTSRPEWQVYKEETRTTVNMGGVTTYKSKVLQPPYGDDPRDQKWIKAGFQYYNKIRK, from the coding sequence ATGATGAAGCAACTCAAATTTATCCTTACCCTACTTTTTGGCCTTTCTGTTTTGTTGGCTAAATCTCAGGAGAATGAGAATTATGTAAAGACCTATACAGCACGGGAGTCAGGATTAACGGATCTGATATCAGAAGATGACGAAATTAAAGTAAACCGGATCTCCCAGTACTTTGATGATTTAGGTCGTCCGATACAAACGGTGATCAGAAAAGGCTCTCGTTTGGGCAGAGATGTTATCACGGCAACAGCATATGATGACTATGGTAGGGCATATCGACAGTATCTACCTTACACGATCAGTCGTTCAGCAAGTGAAGATGGGAATTACGATGCCGCTTATGAAGCCAACGCGTTAAGTTTTTATACTGACCCTTATCATTTTACGGCATCTGAATATGAACTTTCTGCATTGGGCAGGGTAGAAAGGGTGTTTGGTCCAGGTAGCGCATGGCGTTACGAAGAGGGAGGAAACACCGTGGACAGACCAGTTTCTTATACCTACGAGACAAATACATCCGCGGATGTTATACCTTATTTTGATGTTAGTAACGATCAAGTCATTACCTTCAATGGAAATTATGAGACGGGGACGCTATGGATCACTGGAGCGAAAGACGAAGATGGTCATGAGACACTTGAATTTACAGACAAGTTTGGTAGGATAATCGCCAAACGGGTAGACCCATCCGGGATTGATGCGCGTACCTATTATGTTTATGACGATTATGGAAACTTAACATTGGTCATTCCTCCTGAAGCAGTGAGTAACGCCAGTAACAACTGGGAATCGAATCTCAATAATGCGACTTTTAGGAAAAACTGGCTATTCCGGTATCGCTATGATCAACGCAGTAGAATGGTCGAGAAGCAAGTGCCAGGAGCTTCTCCAGTTTATTTGGTGTATGATGAGCGGGACAGATTAGTCATGACTCAAGATGGAAACCTGAGGCAGAGAGGAACGGAGTATGTGGCCAGTGGTACGATCAAAGTGGTAAATAGCTACGAAGGAAAGAGCTACATTCGGGAGCCCGGAGCACAGATCTTGCTGACAAAACCCAACTTTCAAGCATCCAGGTACGATGGATTTTTTGTGCAAAAAGCCACTTCACAAACCGGGCAATCTGAACAGTGGCTGTATACGAAATATGATCAATTGAACAGGCCGGTTATGACAGGCATTGTGACCATCAATAATAGAACCCATGCACAGCTTCAGGATCAGGTTCAGGCTAGTCAGTTCACACTTAATTACGATCCTACGATAGCAGGAAATGCCTACGGATATAATGCCAATGACGTGATACCAGGTATGGTTTTCAACAAAGTTTTGACGATTACATTTTATGATGATTATGACTTCAAAAGCCATCTTGGGTGGGGGAGTACTTATAATACGGGAGCGGGTATTACACCTGGAGAAGATGTAAATGGAATGGTAACAGGTAGTCTCACAAGAATATTGGGTGAAAATACTTTTTTGAAAAATATTGTCTATTACGACGCCCGTTACCGGCCTTTGGTTAGCATTAGTGAAAATCACCTCGATGGCGTAGATCGGGTACAAACAGATTATTTCGATCTTGTTTCTCCTAATGTGAGCCAGATCACAAGGAATCATAGTACCTCCACAGGTAGTACGGATATCATCGAGACATTTTCTTACGATCATATGGATCGTCTGTTAAACCACGTTACGACGATCGATGGCAATCATACCAGTACCATTACTCTGGGCTATAATGAACTTGGTGAACTGGATGAGAAAAACATGAACGGTGTACAATCCGTAGACTATGCCTATAACATTCGAGGTTGGCTCACAACCATCAATGGAGGGTCTGATACTTTCGATGACGGTACGGATCAATTTGGGATGGAGTTGAAATACGATGATGCTCCAAATCCTCAGTACAATGGAAATATTGCACAGTGGTTCTGGAAAACAAATGGCGGAGGCCAAAATGAAAACGAGCAATTGTATCAATATTCCTATGATGCCTTGAATAGAATTACTAATGCCGGCTATGGAAGTACAGATAAAAATGGGTATTTTGCTGTAGGAGGTATCTCCTATGATTTGAATGGCAACTTATTGAGCCTGACGAGAAGAAGCGACTTCATTAAAATTGATGAGTTGGACTATTATTATGAAGGAAATCAATTGATTCAGGTAGAAGATAGTCGAAGTGCGACCAAAGGCTTTAAGGATCTGGACTCTCCAGTAGGAACCATAGAGTATACCTATGATGACAATGGCAATATGATCAGTGATGCAAATAAGGATATTACCAACATTCAATATAATCACTTGAACTTACCTGAGCTGGTCACTTTCGCAAATGGCAATTATGTCAATTACACCTATGACGCCACTGGAAGTAAGCTGGCGAAGATTACGAATATCGGCGCAGACCTTGATTACATTGGCGGGATACATTACCGAAATGGAGTATTGGAATTTGTTCAGCATACAGAGGGTCGTTTTACTTATGATAATAATAACTATGAATACAACCTTACTGATCATTTAGGCAACGTGAGGGTTACTGTTGATGAATCAGGGGATGTGGTGCAAAGAGATGGGTATTATCCTTTCGGGGGGACGTTCAATAGTTCAGCCACCAGCCCCGAAAACCTTTATAAGTATCAGGGATATGAGCAACAAAAAGAGACTGATACTTACTTGACAGAGTTTAGGATTTACGATGCTTGGCTAGGAAGATGGGCACAAGTGGACCCAAAGGCTAATGAGTTCCATAGCCCTTACACGGGAATGGGAAATAATCCTTTACTTTTCATTGATCCTAGAGGAGATACAATCTTTGTTAATAGCACTGGATATATCACCAGAAATGATGAGACTGATAATCTGGTCTATACGACAAATGAAGACGGAGAATTAGTAGCGCTTGGTGAAGTTGGTGGTGAGATTAATGTAGATGACATTTATGCAAATCTACTTGAGCAAAATACTGAGGAAGCCGCAGGAATGTTGAATCCCTTCTCTTTCAGGAACAAAGTGAAAAATAAAGGAGAGTGGGATTTGAAGAATAATAAGAATACAATTTTTGGTCTTGCTAACCATACAAAAGGAGAGAAAACCACCTTTACTTTTCAGGGGGAATCAATGGAGGCTCAAGATATAGGAAACCATCATTTCGGAGCAGTTGGAGAAGCTATCGGGATTTTTCCTCAGGAATTTATGCTTAAACAAGCTGGAGAAGCTCAAATGGCTGCTGGCACATCAAGACCAGAATGGCAGGTCTACAAAGAAGAAACAAGGACCACAGTTAATATGGGTGGAGTTACGACTTATAAAAGTAAAGTACTGCAACCACCTTACGGGGATGATCCTAGAGATCAAAAGTGGATAAAAGCCGGATTCCAGTACTACAATAAAATAAGGAAATGA